One genomic segment of Mobula hypostoma chromosome 2, sMobHyp1.1, whole genome shotgun sequence includes these proteins:
- the ccn6 gene encoding cellular communication network factor 6, whose amino-acid sequence MRTLFLCILLFTGTYQFLCRVQQSQGQQAAAGHGKKAAEFEEAPERRQFCKWPCKCPRKPFCTPGVSLVTDGCGCCKTCAKQYGELCTEADTCDPHKDLYCDYSADRPKYEFGVCAYTIGVGCELNGIIYRHGQTFQPHCHYKCTCVNGVLGCTHICTRKLAAGQCKDVTVIKGSEYCCEKSLCDHSELKRQQAITHRAMSVYKARPVVWRKKCMLQATPWSECSKTCDIGISIRVTNNNSRCELGRESRLCFIRPCNTGILKNLKKDKKCLQSFQHAKPERFTLSGCTSRRSYRPTFCGTCSDSRCCVPNQQKIVKVEFNCTDGGINIWQMMWITSCKCQRVCIDSGDIFSDLKLL is encoded by the exons ATGCGGACTCTTTTCCTTTGCATCCTGCTTTTCACTGGTACTTATCAG TTCTTATGCAGGGTGCAACAGAGTCAAGGACAGCAAGCAGCTGCAGGACATggaaagaaggcagcagaatttgAAGAAGCTCCTGAACGTAGGCAGTTTTGCAAATGGCCTTGCAAATGCCCACGCAAACCTTTTTGTACTCCTGGAGTAAGCTTGGTGACTGATGGCTGCGGATGCTGCAAAACCTGTGCAAAGCAGTATGGGGAGCTGTGCACTGAAGCTGACACCTGTGACCCACACAAGGATTTGTACTGTGACTACTCTGCTGATAGACCCAAGTACGAATTTGGAGTATGTGCTT ATACTATTGGAGTTGGGTGTGAGTTAAATGGAATAATTTACAGACATGGTCAAACGTTCCAACCTCACTGCCACTATAAATGCACGTGCGTGAATGGGGTTTTGGGATGCACACATATCTGTACAAGGAAACTGGCAGCAGGTCAATGTAAAGATGTCACGGTCATAAAGGGATCTGAATATTGCTGTGAAAAGTCCCTTTGTGATCATTCAGAACTGAAGAGACAGCAAGCAATAACTCACAGAGCAATGTCTG tTTACAAGGCAAGACCAGTTGTGTGGCGGAAGAAGTGTATGCTTCAAGCAACTCCATGGAGTGAATGTTCAAAAACCTGTGACATCGGAATTTCAATCAGAGTGACAAATAACAACAGCAGGTGTGAACTTGGGAGAGAAAGTAGATTGTGCTTTATTCGACCCTGCAATACAGGCATATTAAAAAATTTGAAG AAAGACAAGAAGTGCTTACAGTCATTCCAGCACGCGAAGCCTGAAAGATTTACTCTCTCCGGCTGCACAAGCAGAAGAAGTTATAGACCAACGTTCTGCGGTACATGCTCAGATTCCCGCTGCTGCGTCCCTAATCAACAAAAAATAGTGAAAGTAGAATTTAACTGTACCGACGGAGGAATAAACATTTGGCAGATGATGTGGATCACATCTTGCAAATGTCAGCGAGTCTGTATTGATTCAGGGGACATATTCTCAGATCTGAAGCTGCTGTAG